One segment of Candidatus Eisenbacteria bacterium DNA contains the following:
- a CDS encoding DUF4145 domain-containing protein → MVYIAPAFKLAAYNCPYCGAYSHIFWLQLHTGGYGSRQTPVYSAKCTHCDRFTYWIADEVAPDTAPTSGRMIEPRAVQAPMPHPEMPEDVLADYQEARSISGDSPRGAAALVRLSIQKLCVHLGEKGENIDQDIAHMVAKDLPTEIQQALDIVRVVGNNAVHPGEISQDDVAEVASTLFQLVNQIVEERISRPKRIRGLFESLPERARDHIEKRDGKHK, encoded by the coding sequence ATGGTTTACATTGCACCAGCATTCAAATTGGCTGCCTACAATTGCCCCTACTGTGGCGCGTATTCTCACATCTTCTGGCTTCAGCTTCACACCGGTGGCTATGGTTCCAGGCAAACGCCGGTATACAGTGCCAAATGTACCCATTGCGATAGGTTCACGTACTGGATCGCAGACGAGGTGGCCCCAGACACGGCGCCTACCTCTGGACGCATGATAGAGCCCAGAGCGGTCCAGGCACCAATGCCACATCCCGAGATGCCTGAAGATGTGCTCGCCGATTATCAGGAAGCGAGGAGCATCAGTGGGGACTCACCCCGCGGAGCCGCCGCCCTCGTCCGGCTCTCGATTCAAAAGCTATGCGTTCATCTCGGCGAGAAGGGTGAGAACATAGACCAGGATATCGCGCATATGGTCGCCAAGGATCTACCAACCGAGATTCAGCAAGCCCTAGATATCGTCCGCGTCGTCGGCAACAATGCAGTTCATCCTGGAGAGATTAGCCAGGATGACGTGGCAGAAGTGGCGTCAACGCTGTTCCAACTGGTGAACCAGATCGTTGAGGAGCGCATCTCTCGCCCCAAGAGGATAAGAGGTCTATTCGAAAGTCTCCCTGAGCGTGCCAGAGATCACATAGAGAAACGGGATGGGAAGCATAAGTAG
- a CDS encoding Fic family protein has product MATPFVPKRLPLKDIDWEYLVSTVAEANSALARYDGLLEGMPNPRLLLSPMMTQEAVLSSKIEGTQATLEEVLRFEAKPNATERQEDIREILNYRRAMSFAEGELKTRPLCLNLIKGMHEVLLDGVRGRDKSRGEFRTIQNWVGKPSTPMSEASYVPPEPNKVLEYMSNLEKYCHYHEKDRLVQASIIHAQFELIHPFLDGNGRIGRILIPVFLCEKGVLKSPTFYISAFLESTREEYYTRLLAISHKGDWKSWIEYFLRAVAVQAKADSQKASDIMSLYNNMKTTIAEATRSRFAIQALDFLFDRPIFNGSFFASKSLIPRGSAAIVLNKLLRAKVIERLEEWKGRTPAVYIFPSLLDIVKIREGSADK; this is encoded by the coding sequence ATGGCTACTCCCTTTGTTCCGAAACGGCTACCTCTGAAAGACATCGACTGGGAATATCTTGTCTCAACAGTAGCTGAGGCAAACTCTGCTCTAGCTCGTTACGATGGACTTCTAGAGGGTATGCCCAACCCTCGATTGCTCCTGTCACCGATGATGACACAAGAGGCAGTGTTGTCGTCCAAGATTGAGGGAACGCAGGCAACCCTGGAGGAGGTGCTCCGGTTCGAAGCGAAACCGAATGCTACTGAACGACAAGAGGACATTCGTGAGATCCTGAACTATCGAAGAGCGATGTCGTTCGCCGAGGGGGAGCTCAAGACTCGGCCGTTGTGTTTGAATCTCATCAAAGGCATGCATGAAGTGCTACTCGACGGAGTCCGTGGTCGAGACAAGAGCAGAGGGGAGTTTAGGACGATCCAAAACTGGGTGGGGAAGCCAAGCACACCGATGAGCGAGGCATCATATGTGCCTCCGGAGCCGAACAAGGTCCTCGAGTACATGTCAAACTTGGAAAAGTATTGCCATTACCACGAAAAAGACAGGCTCGTTCAGGCATCTATCATTCATGCCCAGTTTGAACTGATTCATCCTTTCTTGGATGGTAATGGGAGAATTGGCCGGATTCTTATTCCAGTCTTTCTATGCGAGAAGGGAGTCCTGAAGAGTCCGACGTTTTACATCAGCGCTTTTCTCGAGTCCACGCGTGAAGAGTACTACACAAGACTACTAGCGATTTCTCATAAGGGCGACTGGAAGAGCTGGATTGAGTACTTCTTGCGTGCAGTAGCAGTTCAGGCAAAAGCTGACAGTCAGAAAGCCAGTGACATAATGTCACTGTACAACAACATGAAAACGACCATTGCCGAAGCGACACGTTCGCGTTTTGCTATTCAAGCGTTGGACTTCCTGTTCGACCGGCCGATATTCAACGGCAGCTTCTTTGCATCCAAGTCTCTGATTCCAAGAGGCAGCGCGGCCATAGTGCTGAACAAACTACTTCGAGCGAAGGTGATCGAACGGCTTGAGGAGTGGAAGGGGCGAACTCCCGCCGTGTACATTTTCCCGAGCCTACTCGACATCGTCAAGATCCGAGAGGGGTCCGCTGACAAGTAA
- a CDS encoding septum formation initiator family protein — protein sequence MDDVASRLKRHRLERYRKPEPKGRKALIRIALAALSVWLAYQVVASEHGLIKMGQTKSELRRLDTETALLLKEKAKLSETAKLYQNNPFLLEKALRDELGMVRKGELVYRFNDVQEDAPNRLDNATN from the coding sequence ATGGATGACGTAGCAAGCAGACTCAAGCGACACAGACTCGAGAGATACCGAAAGCCGGAGCCAAAAGGCAGAAAGGCGCTCATACGTATTGCCCTGGCGGCTCTAAGCGTCTGGCTCGCATACCAGGTAGTCGCGAGCGAACACGGCCTCATAAAAATGGGGCAAACGAAAAGCGAACTCAGACGACTCGACACCGAGACCGCTTTGCTTCTCAAAGAAAAGGCCAAGCTGAGCGAAACCGCAAAGCTGTATCAGAATAACCCATTTCTTCTGGAGAAAGCCCTGCGCGACGAACTCGGCATGGTGAGAAAAGGCGAGCTCGTCTACAGATTCAACGACGTGCAGGAAGACGCACCGAATCGTCTTGACAACGCCACAAATTGA
- the eno gene encoding phosphopyruvate hydratase codes for MSCIEYVMAREILDSRGNPTVEVDVVLCDGSMGTGRAPSGASTGTYEALELRDGDKTRYLGKGVTKAVANVNEKIAPELEGEDAFNQPAVDRLLIELDGTDNKTNLGANAIVAVSMAVAYAAAESSGAALYNYLGGVNARTLPVPMMNVVNGGAHADNNADIQEYMLVPAGAPTFAEALRIGSEIFHNLKKILSANGSVTTVGDEGGFAPNVKSNEEPLSLMMQAIEKAGYRPGEQVFLAIDAAASEFYKRGKYVLQAEKKPQKSAEELVEYYGRLVSKYPIVSIEDGLSQDDWEGWKLLTSKLGQKILIVGDDVFVTNVKRLCRGIEEKTANAILIKVNQIGTVTETLDTIETAKRASFGTVISHRSGETEDTFIAHLAVATNAGLIKTGSLSRSERIAKYNELLRIEEELGEAAEYAGAKALRGAAVRSQLVAKGKTARKR; via the coding sequence ATGAGTTGCATTGAATATGTGATGGCGAGAGAAATCCTCGACTCGCGAGGCAATCCGACTGTCGAGGTTGATGTAGTTTTGTGTGATGGTTCCATGGGAACCGGCCGCGCTCCCTCTGGGGCGTCAACGGGAACATACGAAGCGCTCGAACTCAGAGACGGCGACAAGACTCGATACCTGGGCAAGGGTGTCACAAAAGCCGTCGCCAACGTGAACGAGAAAATCGCGCCGGAGCTCGAGGGCGAAGACGCTTTCAACCAGCCGGCCGTGGACCGGCTCCTCATCGAGCTGGACGGAACCGATAACAAAACCAATCTCGGAGCGAACGCCATCGTCGCAGTCTCCATGGCCGTTGCCTACGCCGCGGCCGAATCCAGCGGCGCCGCGCTCTACAACTACTTGGGCGGCGTCAACGCAAGAACGTTGCCCGTCCCCATGATGAACGTCGTGAATGGAGGCGCCCACGCCGACAACAACGCCGACATACAGGAGTACATGCTTGTACCGGCAGGCGCTCCCACCTTTGCCGAAGCCCTGAGGATAGGTTCGGAGATCTTTCACAACCTGAAGAAGATTCTGAGCGCAAATGGTTCTGTGACTACGGTCGGCGACGAAGGCGGATTCGCTCCGAACGTCAAATCCAACGAAGAACCGTTGTCACTCATGATGCAGGCGATAGAGAAGGCCGGATACAGACCCGGCGAACAAGTCTTCCTCGCGATAGACGCCGCAGCGAGCGAATTCTACAAAAGAGGAAAGTACGTGCTTCAAGCCGAGAAGAAACCTCAGAAGAGCGCGGAAGAGCTTGTCGAATACTACGGCCGCCTCGTTTCCAAGTATCCGATAGTCTCGATCGAGGACGGACTCTCCCAGGACGACTGGGAAGGCTGGAAACTCCTCACGAGCAAACTCGGCCAGAAGATTCTCATCGTCGGAGACGACGTCTTTGTCACAAATGTGAAGCGCCTGTGCCGGGGGATTGAAGAGAAGACCGCGAACGCGATCCTCATCAAGGTGAACCAAATCGGCACCGTCACGGAAACACTAGACACGATAGAGACTGCCAAGCGTGCCTCGTTCGGCACCGTGATCTCCCACCGCTCCGGCGAAACCGAAGACACATTCATCGCTCATCTCGCGGTCGCCACAAACGCGGGCTTGATCAAGACCGGATCGCTCTCTCGAAGCGAGAGAATCGCCAAGTACAACGAGCTCCTTCGAATCGAGGAAGAGCTTGGCGAAGCGGCGGAATATGCGGGAGCGAAGGCCCTCAGGGGTGCGGCAGTGCGCTCCCAACTTGTGGCAAAGGGAAAGACCGCGCGGAAGCGGTAG
- a CDS encoding sigma-70 family RNA polymerase sigma factor — MDRLGQKDRPRGAKRSKPEDAFREARCGSGLDPRTRSNGGRIANLEPTANLKRTPESENSLKEDAELIWSALRGKESAFAKLLKKYRRPVYSLALKMLGQEEDAEDTAQEAFIRAFQSLDTCDPERPFQRWIYRITYNLCVDRYRRKKPFAISLDQTVGEDELQMELVDSAPAPDEVLGMRDEHRKVVELLYSLPPRYRVVVVLRHQEELSYEAIAEILGLPLGTVKARMHRAHNMLRKKLKRRET, encoded by the coding sequence ATGGACCGGCTTGGGCAGAAGGATCGCCCCAGAGGGGCAAAGCGCTCCAAGCCCGAAGACGCGTTTCGCGAAGCACGATGTGGGTCTGGTCTCGATCCGAGGACTCGTTCCAACGGCGGGCGCATCGCCAACCTCGAGCCGACCGCGAACCTCAAGCGCACCCCCGAGTCCGAAAACAGTCTCAAAGAAGACGCGGAGCTTATCTGGAGTGCCCTGAGGGGCAAGGAAAGCGCGTTCGCCAAGCTCCTCAAGAAATACAGGCGACCGGTCTATTCGCTGGCGCTCAAGATGCTCGGCCAGGAAGAGGACGCGGAAGACACCGCCCAGGAGGCCTTCATAAGGGCCTTCCAATCGCTCGACACTTGCGATCCCGAGAGACCGTTCCAGCGGTGGATCTACAGGATTACGTACAACCTGTGCGTTGACAGGTACAGACGAAAAAAGCCGTTCGCGATCTCGCTCGATCAGACCGTGGGCGAAGACGAGCTGCAGATGGAACTTGTGGATTCCGCGCCCGCACCCGACGAGGTGCTCGGGATGCGGGACGAACACAGGAAGGTGGTCGAGCTTCTCTACTCTCTGCCGCCCCGTTACAGGGTGGTCGTGGTGCTGCGACACCAGGAAGAGCTTTCGTATGAAGCGATCGCCGAGATTCTCGGCCTCCCGCTCGGGACGGTCAAGGCGAGGATGCACAGGGCTCACAACATGCTGAGGAAGAAGCTGAAGCGGAGGGAGACATGA
- a CDS encoding zf-HC2 domain-containing protein: protein MKKDRHNKSCEEMSRLYAAREMSPAEALDFEAHLTECESCKNLLTEWKGLFSLLFEPIHDVRHLEPSRAFDRPIMAFVKGLVREREQTLRERASVDDRAALAHQHADAVVRRRAIWVGVAAMAAVLAIFSDMLSTFAPVGPQPARPYVLAIAWLVDVFHTSFDWLVFSFMRGIKIGEIFVRVLEALRPIWNCLGVAARQVDPQLVVAEILLFMLSLVLLKGLLGTAPKGRCTNVGIIL from the coding sequence ATGAAGAAGGACAGACATAACAAATCCTGTGAGGAGATGTCCCGCCTCTACGCTGCCCGCGAGATGAGTCCGGCGGAGGCGTTGGACTTCGAAGCGCATCTCACTGAATGCGAAAGCTGCAAGAACCTTCTCACAGAATGGAAGGGGCTCTTCTCACTTCTTTTCGAACCAATCCACGACGTCAGACATCTTGAACCGAGCCGCGCTTTTGACAGACCCATCATGGCGTTTGTGAAAGGGCTTGTCAGAGAGCGCGAGCAGACTCTACGCGAGCGCGCATCGGTGGACGATCGCGCCGCACTTGCCCACCAACACGCGGACGCCGTCGTGCGCCGCCGCGCAATTTGGGTTGGCGTGGCTGCGATGGCGGCAGTGCTCGCCATCTTCTCCGACATGTTGAGCACCTTCGCGCCGGTTGGTCCGCAACCGGCAAGGCCTTACGTTCTGGCAATTGCATGGCTCGTTGATGTATTCCACACGAGTTTTGATTGGCTTGTGTTTTCCTTCATGAGAGGTATCAAGATCGGTGAGATCTTCGTTCGAGTATTGGAGGCGCTACGGCCGATTTGGAATTGTCTGGGTGTTGCGGCAAGGCAAGTTGACCCGCAACTAGTTGTCGCGGAGATTCTGCTGTTCATGCTGAGCCTGGTGCTCTTGAAGGGGCTTCTGGGCACGGCGCCGAAAGGAAGATGTACAAATGTCGGGATCATTCTCTAA
- a CDS encoding T9SS type A sorting domain-containing protein, translating into MAFLLPSLLSLPFAFVLCLALMLGSCPSLVASAEASPVLHDVQDVLAHYTGQLDGKLYFSSPQGQSWEFITDISDSEITNKGDGSFHPFSSDLVEKALAQVSYSLDEIPFDVFILPYPRRGVVESSASSGAMFLSPGVLNCSAELVHFTVTHEMGHIVHRHFMPDESGELWQEYRDLRRINDASVYNADAIHKNRPHEIFAEDFRFLFGSALANYSGTIENGNLPLPTEVAGLRDFMLSLVGGNVGTGGGVASLALNSFPNPFNPVLNVSFSVGLPSTELPQSLAGVATSSAGSSASPQRLILRIYDVGGRLVRTLLDEGLSPGSYSAFWAGTDEQGNSVSSGVYFLRLEAGQQAVTKKVILSR; encoded by the coding sequence ATGGCTTTCCTTTTGCCCTCGCTCCTCTCGTTGCCCTTCGCGTTTGTTCTTTGCCTCGCGTTGATGCTCGGCTCTTGTCCTTCGCTTGTCGCGTCCGCCGAGGCGTCGCCGGTTCTCCACGACGTCCAGGATGTTCTCGCACACTACACCGGGCAGCTCGACGGCAAGCTTTATTTCAGCTCGCCTCAGGGTCAGAGCTGGGAGTTCATCACTGACATCAGCGATTCTGAAATAACGAACAAGGGTGACGGTTCGTTTCACCCTTTCAGCAGCGATTTGGTCGAGAAGGCCCTCGCTCAAGTTTCGTACTCGCTGGACGAGATTCCGTTCGACGTTTTCATCCTGCCTTATCCGAGAAGGGGAGTCGTTGAGTCTTCGGCAAGCTCGGGTGCAATGTTTCTTTCTCCGGGCGTCCTCAATTGCTCTGCGGAGCTCGTCCATTTTACGGTCACCCACGAGATGGGTCACATAGTTCACAGACACTTCATGCCTGACGAAAGCGGTGAACTGTGGCAAGAATATCGCGATCTCCGCCGGATTAACGATGCGTCTGTCTACAATGCAGACGCGATTCACAAGAATCGTCCGCACGAGATCTTTGCAGAGGACTTCCGTTTCCTGTTTGGAAGCGCCCTCGCGAATTACAGTGGAACCATAGAGAACGGCAACCTTCCTCTTCCGACAGAGGTTGCCGGCTTGAGAGACTTCATGCTTTCGTTGGTTGGTGGAAACGTCGGGACTGGTGGGGGAGTCGCCTCCCTCGCTCTCAATAGTTTTCCGAATCCCTTCAATCCCGTCCTCAACGTGAGTTTCAGCGTCGGCCTTCCGTCTACTGAACTGCCGCAGAGTCTGGCGGGGGTGGCGACGTCTTCCGCGGGGTCGAGCGCGTCACCGCAGCGCCTGATCTTGAGGATATATGACGTGGGCGGCAGGCTCGTACGAACGCTTCTGGACGAGGGACTCTCGCCGGGAAGCTATTCCGCATTCTGGGCCGGCACCGATGAGCAAGGGAATTCAGTTTCGTCTGGAGTCTATTTCCTGAGGCTCGAGGCCGGTCAGCAGGCCGTCACGAAGAAAGTCATCCTCTCGCGCTAG
- a CDS encoding DUF4390 domain-containing protein, with protein MRLSIFLALALSFAGSICFSAPGPTLVVEKLQKDSGFLTVTFNAQGFFSTRMVETLTRGLPATLTYEIQLWKKRRLWMDKLTQVNTLSYKIRYDPWEDGYRIQTKNGSSASLLDIGHVERSLCVHAMAKAGSVDAIDPTATHYVVIKATMRPVSAEDIDQVESWLSDGKPEGRRGITAVPGYLFDVIVGLSGFGDEAVSARSQPFLLADLTSAEKLAD; from the coding sequence ATGAGACTCTCTATTTTTCTCGCCCTCGCGCTAAGCTTCGCCGGCTCGATCTGTTTCTCTGCGCCCGGACCGACTCTGGTCGTAGAGAAACTCCAGAAAGACTCCGGATTTCTCACGGTGACTTTCAACGCCCAAGGTTTTTTCTCGACACGGATGGTGGAGACCCTGACGCGCGGCCTGCCGGCAACACTGACCTACGAAATTCAGCTCTGGAAAAAGAGAAGACTGTGGATGGACAAACTCACGCAAGTCAACACTCTCTCCTACAAGATAAGATACGATCCGTGGGAGGACGGCTACCGCATACAGACCAAGAACGGCAGCAGCGCCTCCCTTCTTGACATCGGGCACGTGGAACGCTCCCTCTGCGTTCATGCCATGGCGAAGGCCGGAAGCGTCGATGCGATCGACCCGACTGCCACTCACTACGTCGTAATCAAGGCAACCATGAGACCGGTCTCGGCCGAGGACATTGATCAGGTTGAGTCGTGGTTGAGCGACGGAAAGCCCGAGGGAAGAAGAGGAATCACCGCGGTGCCCGGCTATCTTTTCGACGTGATCGTGGGACTCTCGGGGTTCGGTGACGAAGCGGTCTCCGCAAGAAGCCAGCCTTTCCTGCTGGCCGATCTCACTTCGGCTGAAAAGCTCGCTGACTAG
- a CDS encoding BamA/TamA family outer membrane protein: MKQLLRCPASAIVAAVTFAIAMSAGTIAVAADRSESALQSRGGADALSAIAVAADTEVPSEAAGIDTIYVPDLVAPEAEQKAEEEVQLKEGPNIEIRFGKNLKELSLDKKDTEGEFSVSPSLSYDRVDGLSLFMNEEFSDPERLYPRIHLLEGYAFASKKWRYKLDFEQPLFSPKSFSFGASVYLVTDSFDKELTGDVENSLSSLFLKKDYRDYFEREGAAVFVKQRFSRWNSVKVQYAEDTYGSVDAISKGLFYRHSRQFRENPAVDEGKWATVAAQYELDSRQDEQAGPTEHWHRLEYESGRHQDEPCMEYTRLAADLRTYLNLNPGQYLSCRLKLGATPSGTLPFQKEFCVGGIGTLAAHDYKEFRGDHMILFNAEYAIDVVKRFQFIMITDVGKAWLGRDALKDQSLDLDVGIGVGLGEGVRVFAAKSPREEGSDVVWTLRLERTF; the protein is encoded by the coding sequence ATGAAGCAATTGCTACGTTGCCCTGCTTCTGCAATTGTGGCCGCCGTCACGTTTGCAATTGCGATGAGTGCCGGCACCATCGCTGTCGCGGCTGATCGTTCTGAGTCAGCCCTCCAATCACGGGGCGGGGCCGACGCGCTGTCTGCCATCGCTGTCGCGGCTGACACAGAAGTTCCCTCGGAGGCCGCCGGGATCGACACAATATACGTTCCCGACCTTGTAGCGCCGGAGGCCGAACAGAAAGCGGAAGAGGAAGTTCAACTCAAGGAAGGACCCAACATCGAGATTCGCTTCGGCAAGAACCTCAAAGAATTATCCTTGGACAAGAAAGACACTGAAGGAGAGTTCTCCGTGAGCCCATCGCTGTCCTACGACAGGGTGGACGGTCTGTCGCTCTTCATGAACGAGGAATTCAGCGATCCGGAAAGACTCTACCCGCGAATCCACTTGCTCGAAGGCTACGCATTTGCAAGCAAGAAGTGGCGATACAAACTCGATTTCGAACAACCGCTCTTTTCGCCGAAGAGCTTCTCCTTCGGCGCGTCAGTTTATCTCGTCACCGACAGCTTCGACAAAGAGCTGACGGGAGACGTCGAGAATTCCCTCTCGTCCCTGTTCTTGAAGAAGGACTACAGAGATTACTTCGAGCGGGAGGGAGCCGCGGTCTTCGTCAAGCAGAGATTCTCACGCTGGAACAGTGTCAAGGTTCAGTACGCCGAGGACACCTACGGCTCGGTTGACGCGATATCAAAGGGCCTCTTCTACAGACACTCGAGGCAGTTCAGGGAGAATCCGGCCGTAGACGAAGGTAAATGGGCGACCGTCGCCGCGCAATACGAACTTGACTCGAGACAAGACGAACAGGCGGGGCCGACCGAACACTGGCACAGACTCGAGTACGAGAGCGGGCGTCACCAGGACGAACCGTGCATGGAATACACGAGGCTCGCCGCCGACCTGAGGACTTATCTCAACCTGAACCCTGGTCAATACCTGTCGTGCAGACTGAAGCTCGGCGCCACGCCGTCGGGCACCCTTCCCTTCCAGAAAGAATTCTGCGTGGGTGGAATCGGCACGCTGGCCGCTCACGACTACAAAGAGTTCCGTGGCGATCACATGATTCTCTTCAACGCAGAATATGCGATAGACGTGGTGAAGAGATTTCAGTTCATTATGATTACGGACGTCGGCAAGGCCTGGCTCGGCCGCGACGCCCTGAAGGACCAGAGCCTCGACCTGGACGTCGGAATAGGGGTCGGCCTGGGCGAGGGAGTGAGGGTGTTTGCGGCCAAGAGCCCGCGAGAGGAAGGCTCCGACGTGGTCTGGACGCTCAGGTTGGAACGAACGTTCTAG
- a CDS encoding sigma-54 dependent transcriptional regulator, with translation MDKHQDKRKDVILIVDDEAEILRSLRGMLEDEGFAVLTESSAEAGLRSLRQNNVNLAIVDVFLPGMSGLEFLKTVGPEFPELPAIVMTGQGSYETAFTALKLGAYDFFEKPLAPERLIVSIRNALEAARIRAHRDELLRAEREDFTMIGESEPMQRLGQELRKVAASESKVLVTGENGSGKELVARAIHELSARRDFPFVKINCAAIPKDLVESELFGFEKGAFTGAMQSKKGKLELADGGTLFMDEVADMSLEAQAKFLRAAEFAEFERVGGTKTIKFDVRIIAATNRDLKEEIRRGSFREDLYHRLNVLMLEVPALRERGNDVLLLAQHFLRKSSLENTKEEKKLAPDALELLKEYPWPGNVRQLKNLMERIVIMSDQSLITREEFLARCPDLTENLGRNASARTHPASPAAPRASGSLADLHAAGEQRDLRASLATAEEQAIRSALKRTSWNVSEAARTLGIDRVTLHKKMKRLGIEKRIADD, from the coding sequence GTGGACAAGCACCAAGACAAAAGAAAAGACGTGATTCTCATAGTGGATGACGAGGCGGAAATTCTACGCTCGCTTCGAGGGATGCTCGAGGACGAAGGTTTCGCCGTCCTCACGGAATCGAGCGCCGAGGCCGGCCTCCGTTCGCTCCGGCAAAACAACGTGAACCTCGCGATCGTCGACGTCTTCCTACCCGGCATGAGCGGACTCGAATTCTTGAAAACCGTGGGGCCAGAATTTCCTGAACTACCCGCAATCGTAATGACCGGCCAGGGAAGCTACGAAACCGCCTTCACCGCGCTCAAGCTCGGCGCCTACGACTTCTTCGAGAAACCTCTCGCGCCGGAGAGACTCATCGTCTCCATCAGGAACGCCCTGGAAGCCGCCAGAATAAGAGCGCATCGCGACGAACTGCTGAGGGCGGAGCGCGAAGACTTCACGATGATCGGCGAGAGCGAGCCGATGCAGAGACTCGGGCAAGAACTCCGCAAGGTCGCCGCTTCGGAGAGCAAGGTGCTCGTCACGGGCGAAAACGGCTCCGGCAAGGAACTCGTGGCGAGAGCCATACACGAGTTGAGTGCGAGGAGGGATTTTCCTTTCGTCAAGATCAACTGCGCCGCCATTCCGAAGGACCTGGTCGAGAGCGAGCTTTTCGGTTTCGAGAAGGGGGCCTTCACCGGCGCGATGCAGTCGAAGAAGGGAAAGCTCGAACTCGCGGACGGCGGCACGCTCTTCATGGACGAAGTGGCCGACATGTCGCTGGAGGCTCAAGCCAAGTTCTTGAGGGCGGCCGAATTCGCCGAGTTCGAGAGAGTCGGCGGCACAAAGACGATCAAGTTCGACGTGAGGATAATCGCGGCCACGAATCGCGACTTGAAAGAGGAAATCCGGCGTGGCAGCTTCAGGGAAGATCTCTACCACAGACTCAACGTCTTGATGCTCGAAGTCCCTGCGCTCAGGGAAAGAGGAAACGACGTACTGCTTCTTGCGCAGCACTTTCTCCGCAAGTCCTCGCTCGAGAACACAAAGGAAGAGAAGAAGCTCGCGCCGGACGCCCTTGAACTTCTCAAGGAGTACCCCTGGCCGGGAAACGTGAGGCAGCTCAAGAACCTCATGGAAAGAATAGTCATCATGAGCGACCAGTCCCTCATCACGCGGGAGGAATTCCTCGCACGTTGCCCCGACTTGACGGAGAACCTGGGGCGGAATGCGAGCGCGCGAACTCACCCCGCGAGCCCGGCCGCGCCGCGTGCGAGCGGGTCGCTTGCGGATTTGCACGCGGCTGGGGAACAGCGGGACTTGAGGGCGTCTCTCGCGACTGCCGAGGAACAGGCAATACGAAGCGCCCTCAAACGAACCTCGTGGAACGTGAGCGAAGCTGCAAGAACGCTCGGAATAGACAGAGTCACGCTCCACAAGAAGATGAAGAGACTGGGCATAGAAAAGAGGATCGCAGACGACTGA